A section of the Mycoplasmopsis synoviae ATCC 25204 genome encodes:
- a CDS encoding DEAD/DEAH box helicase family protein, producing the protein MELTKAQKNAVDNIVDYWKHKINKELVFKATTGSGKTFMMAKMIDQMISLNEGNSKKLFFIIATPSSAELPRQFYNKLNDYKSYLDNKDLKIELVESPSSSNKKGDQSYHLEPEENKVMIFGKSSFGKKRIFTEQGVIDALFDEVRRMQYNQELSLIYIRDEAHIGTKVNKEYINNFENKISRVSDFTIKMSATTEMNQDFVEITEEELINADDVKLLKKNLIYNEGIIERTEVYDGETILRIACKKFKELKKEYDGAKNPGLNGVSPAMLIQVKNSDKNNEENQRIEVLVEKYKKIVEENGLTWATYFSEDKNTSSELREEATLKNLSANNSAYDVIFFKIGPATGWDIPRAAMLVQLRDVTSEKLNVQTIGRIKRNPNPRYPFNDDNIVFNYYIYSNNTFENMELVNWKLKNNFKEEKILFGQINLLNKVTKDVIDDLQYKEDVKALFENHPFESQFLELKEEFNKNQKLEGTVRYSKITQTQETAKLIEFWIEDSVELKIYVERQWELAKEYLKLFDYRYNFLENNLFEGDSDSPIKAIYLKLLDKFKDDLMFSWDTYRYLVIKNLLPKIKKAYKSHVKRFEEFGNFYNLDLANFNQIITFSKEKSDATKKTFPKFEKLSDMVQNKFVYESLNSKNEIKLLSKNEQKFIDDCKKFIDYIDKENTKINHFDWAINSPSGNIFFQYKIVNKNDEDESQMAVEVPKSFPDFITILNKEHLVFIEVKGQGSDDINLEKTNKLLSAYSEYVNSYKKLLSNENSFSRKKFKSLTMIVAAYSSDDSSYFELKGTSTIDSVNQKLQNQDQKRFASLKSFFNEITG; encoded by the coding sequence ATGGAATTAACAAAAGCCCAAAAAAATGCAGTTGATAATATTGTTGATTATTGAAAGCATAAAATCAACAAAGAATTAGTCTTTAAAGCGACAACTGGTAGTGGTAAAACTTTTATGATGGCTAAGATGATAGATCAAATGATTTCTTTAAATGAAGGAAACTCTAAAAAGCTTTTCTTTATTATTGCAACTCCATCATCAGCAGAACTTCCAAGACAGTTTTATAATAAATTAAACGACTATAAAAGCTATTTAGATAATAAAGACTTAAAAATAGAGCTTGTCGAATCTCCTTCATCTAGCAATAAAAAAGGTGATCAATCTTATCACTTAGAACCTGAAGAAAATAAAGTTATGATTTTTGGTAAATCTAGCTTTGGTAAAAAAAGAATTTTTACCGAGCAAGGCGTTATTGATGCTTTATTTGATGAAGTTAGAAGAATGCAATATAACCAAGAACTTAGTCTTATTTATATTCGTGATGAAGCGCATATTGGAACCAAAGTTAATAAAGAATATATTAATAATTTTGAAAATAAAATTTCTAGAGTTTCTGACTTTACTATTAAAATGTCAGCTACTACTGAAATGAATCAGGACTTTGTAGAAATTACCGAAGAAGAGTTAATTAACGCTGATGATGTAAAGCTTTTAAAGAAAAATTTAATCTACAACGAAGGAATTATCGAGCGTACAGAAGTTTATGATGGTGAAACTATTTTAAGAATAGCTTGCAAGAAATTTAAAGAACTTAAAAAAGAATATGACGGTGCTAAAAATCCAGGATTAAATGGTGTTAGTCCAGCGATGTTGATTCAAGTTAAAAATAGTGACAAAAACAATGAAGAAAATCAAAGAATTGAAGTTTTAGTTGAAAAATACAAAAAAATAGTTGAAGAAAATGGTCTAACTTGAGCTACTTATTTTAGTGAAGACAAAAATACATCAAGTGAGCTAAGAGAAGAGGCCACTCTTAAAAATTTATCAGCTAATAATTCAGCTTATGATGTTATATTTTTCAAAATAGGACCAGCAACTGGGTGAGATATTCCTAGAGCTGCAATGCTAGTTCAACTAAGAGACGTAACTTCAGAAAAACTCAACGTTCAAACCATAGGAAGAATTAAAAGAAATCCTAATCCTAGATATCCATTTAATGATGACAATATAGTTTTTAACTACTATATTTATTCAAATAATACATTTGAAAATATGGAGCTGGTAAACTGAAAACTAAAAAATAACTTCAAAGAAGAGAAAATTCTTTTTGGTCAAATTAATCTTTTAAATAAAGTAACAAAAGATGTAATTGATGATCTTCAATATAAAGAAGATGTTAAAGCTTTATTTGAAAATCATCCTTTTGAAAGCCAATTTTTAGAATTAAAAGAAGAATTTAATAAAAACCAAAAACTTGAAGGTACTGTTAGATATTCAAAAATTACTCAAACGCAAGAAACTGCAAAACTTATTGAATTTTGAATTGAAGATAGTGTTGAATTAAAAATATATGTAGAGCGTCAATGAGAGCTAGCTAAAGAATATTTAAAGTTATTTGACTATAGATATAACTTCCTGGAAAATAATTTATTTGAAGGTGATAGTGATAGCCCTATTAAAGCTATATATCTAAAGCTTCTAGATAAATTCAAAGATGATTTAATGTTTAGCTGAGATACTTATAGATATTTAGTAATTAAAAACCTACTTCCTAAAATTAAAAAAGCTTATAAAAGTCATGTTAAAAGATTTGAAGAATTTGGTAATTTTTACAATCTGGATTTAGCTAATTTTAACCAGATAATAACTTTTAGTAAAGAAAAATCTGACGCAACTAAAAAGACATTTCCTAAATTTGAAAAGCTTAGTGATATGGTTCAAAATAAATTTGTCTATGAATCGCTAAATAGCAAAAACGAAATAAAACTTCTTTCAAAAAATGAGCAAAAATTCATCGATGATTGTAAGAAATTTATCGATTACATCGACAAGGAAAATACTAAAATAAATCATTTTGATTGAGCGATTAATTCGCCATCTGGAAATATATTCTTCCAATATAAAATTGTTAATAAAAACGATGAAGATGAATCTCAAATGGCTGTAGAAGTACCTAAAAGCTTCCCGGACTTTATAACTATATTAAACAAAGAACACTTAGTATTTATCGAGGTTAAAGGTCAAGGAAGTGACGATATAAATCTAGAAAAAACGAATAAACTTTTAAGCGCTTACTCTGAATATGTTAATTCATATAAAAAGCTTTTAAGTAATGAAAATAGTTTTTCAAGGAAAAAATTTAAATCACTAACAATGATAGTTGCAGCTTATTCTAGCGATGATTCTAGCTATTTTGAACTTAAAGGAACAAGTACAATAGATAGCGTAAATCAAAAGCTACAAAACCAAGATCAAAAAAGATTTGCCAGCCTTAAAAGCTTTTTCAATGAGATAACAGGCTAA